A part of Melittangium boletus DSM 14713 genomic DNA contains:
- a CDS encoding TIGR02757 family protein, which yields MASTDSRARIAFDPLEFPHRYRDPRDIEVSALLAAALAYGRADLFRPKVDALLQRMGASPAAFVRELDVEGARALLQGFVYRFNVGTDVAVLLLGMGRALREHGSLEALFVQGLDARGSWHGALAAFTAALRDVPMAPLRKALGPERGLQHLLPSPLGAGAAKRLNLFLRWMVRGPDGVDLGIWKRVRPSALLIPLDTHIGRISKHLGLTRRNDLSWRTAEEVTASLRALDAEDPVRFDFALCHYGMSGVCPTKPVVEHCTRCLLLPACGTGQKTVKAGGVRATR from the coding sequence ATGGCCTCCACGGACAGCCGGGCGCGCATCGCGTTCGATCCCCTGGAGTTTCCGCACCGCTATCGCGACCCCCGGGACATCGAGGTGAGCGCGCTGCTGGCGGCGGCCCTGGCCTATGGCCGCGCGGATCTCTTCCGGCCCAAGGTGGACGCGCTGCTCCAGCGCATGGGCGCGTCTCCGGCCGCCTTCGTGCGGGAGCTGGACGTGGAGGGCGCGCGGGCGTTGCTCCAGGGTTTCGTCTACCGCTTCAACGTGGGCACGGACGTGGCGGTGCTCCTGCTGGGCATGGGCCGCGCCTTGCGCGAACACGGGAGCCTGGAAGCGCTCTTCGTCCAGGGGCTGGATGCGAGGGGTTCGTGGCATGGCGCGCTGGCGGCCTTCACCGCGGCCCTGCGGGACGTTCCCATGGCGCCCCTGCGGAAGGCGCTCGGCCCCGAGCGGGGGCTGCAACACCTGTTGCCCTCGCCGTTGGGGGCGGGCGCGGCGAAGCGGCTCAACCTCTTCCTGCGGTGGATGGTGCGGGGGCCGGACGGCGTGGACCTGGGCATCTGGAAGCGGGTGCGGCCCTCGGCGCTGCTCATCCCCCTGGACACGCACATCGGCCGCATCTCCAAGCACCTGGGACTCACCCGGCGCAACGATCTGAGCTGGCGCACCGCCGAGGAGGTGACGGCCTCGCTGCGGGCGCTCGACGCGGAGGACCCCGTGCGCTTCGACTTCGCCCTGTGTCACTACGGCATGAGCGGGGTGTGTCCCACGAAGCCGGTGGTGGAGCACTGCACCCGGTGCCTGCTGTTGCCCGCCTGCGGTACCGGACAGAAGACGGTGAAGGCGGGTGGGGTGCGAGCTACCCGCTGA
- a CDS encoding Rieske (2Fe-2S) protein: protein MKIKLGPADFAEKEMRGYEVGKRSLCIARINGRYKGLDDSCNHAGCLLSGGRIEDNLVICPCHEVGFDMDTGKNETSPGVCDDQPTMAISVEDGELTVELSEQDL from the coding sequence ATGAAGATCAAGCTCGGACCGGCGGACTTCGCCGAAAAGGAGATGCGCGGCTACGAGGTGGGCAAGCGCAGCCTGTGCATCGCCCGCATCAATGGGCGCTACAAGGGATTGGATGACTCGTGCAACCACGCCGGGTGTCTGCTGTCCGGCGGCCGCATCGAGGACAACCTGGTCATCTGCCCCTGCCACGAGGTGGGCTTCGACATGGACACGGGCAAGAACGAGACCTCGCCGGGGGTGTGCGACGACCAGCCCACGATGGCGATCTCGGTCGAGGACGGCGAGCTGACGGTCGAGCTGTCCGAGCAGGATCTGTAG
- the holB gene encoding DNA polymerase III subunit delta', whose translation MTLASVVGQPRAVDALQAALRSGAVHHAYLFAGPSGVGKELAAVGLAQALTCPDKPDEGCGVCASCTRIAKGSHPDVTWLMPDAERVERGLAGRSDFTGTPSRDIRVEQIRGLLERIALRGLESKRKVAIVVDAHQMNPQAQNAFLKTLEEPPADTTLILLASAPDKMLPTIRSRCSKVHFNPLPVDFVAQRLQKERKLDAETAALAAVMAGGSLGRAMALDLDALAARKDVIEGFEALKPGNVGALLRWAGTFGESRETAEQALNILSLWTRDVALAKAGGEHLANRDLVPLAREVAARTHEGTLHRRHTLLEKARATIVERNGSPRLQLERMLIELLEGR comes from the coding sequence ATGACGTTGGCTTCGGTCGTCGGACAGCCGCGCGCGGTCGACGCGCTCCAGGCGGCGCTTCGCAGCGGCGCGGTTCATCACGCCTACCTCTTCGCCGGCCCCTCGGGCGTGGGCAAGGAGCTCGCCGCCGTGGGGCTCGCCCAGGCGCTCACCTGTCCGGACAAGCCCGACGAGGGGTGCGGGGTGTGCGCCAGTTGCACCCGCATCGCCAAGGGCTCCCATCCAGACGTCACTTGGCTCATGCCGGACGCCGAGCGCGTGGAGCGTGGGCTCGCGGGCCGCTCGGACTTCACCGGGACGCCCAGCCGCGACATCCGCGTGGAGCAGATTCGCGGGCTCCTGGAGCGCATCGCCCTGCGCGGGCTCGAGTCCAAGCGCAAGGTGGCGATCGTCGTGGACGCGCACCAGATGAATCCCCAGGCGCAGAACGCCTTCCTCAAGACGCTCGAGGAGCCGCCCGCGGACACCACGCTCATCCTGCTGGCCTCGGCGCCGGACAAGATGCTGCCCACCATCCGCAGCCGGTGCAGCAAGGTGCACTTCAACCCGCTGCCCGTGGACTTCGTGGCCCAGCGCCTCCAGAAGGAGCGCAAGTTGGACGCCGAGACGGCGGCGCTCGCGGCGGTGATGGCGGGCGGGAGCCTCGGCCGGGCCATGGCGCTGGACCTGGACGCGCTCGCGGCGCGCAAGGACGTCATCGAGGGCTTCGAGGCCCTCAAGCCCGGGAACGTGGGCGCGTTGCTGCGCTGGGCGGGCACCTTCGGCGAATCGCGGGAGACGGCGGAGCAGGCGTTGAACATCCTCTCGCTGTGGACCCGGGACGTGGCGCTGGCGAAGGCGGGCGGCGAGCACCTGGCCAATCGGGACCTGGTTCCGCTCGCGCGCGAGGTGGCGGCGCGCACGCACGAGGGGACCCTGCATCGCCGGCACACGCTGCTGGAGAAGGCACGGGCGACGATCGTGGAGCGCAACGGCTCGCCCCGGCTGCAACTCGAGCGGATGCTCATTGAACTGTTGGAGGGGCGATGA
- a CDS encoding NRDE family protein, whose translation MCTLIILRHAHPDWPLVLAGNRDERYDRPAVGPQVLSRAPLFVGGRDLERQGTWMGVTAGGFVAALTNQRGAANLMRSTLSRGDVVLRALEAGSQEGVEHYLSGLDARSYRPFNLLYGDATALRVAYARPDQERVQMEEVPSGVHVLSNDVLDSTTLPKVARARQLAEGAAHRPWPETVKVLEALLSDHVLPERGPELLPEEHKSPEIREYIRHYQALCIHTPSYGTRSSAILALAPGRVGQYLATDVAPCQAPFRDVTSLLHPGAS comes from the coding sequence ATGTGTACCCTGATCATCCTCCGCCATGCCCACCCGGATTGGCCGCTCGTGCTCGCGGGCAATCGGGACGAGCGCTATGACCGCCCCGCCGTGGGACCCCAGGTGCTCTCTCGCGCGCCCCTCTTCGTGGGAGGGCGGGATTTGGAGCGGCAGGGGACCTGGATGGGCGTGACGGCGGGCGGCTTCGTCGCCGCCCTGACCAACCAGCGGGGCGCGGCCAACCTGATGCGTTCGACCCTGTCCCGGGGGGATGTCGTCCTGCGAGCCCTGGAAGCGGGCAGCCAGGAGGGGGTAGAGCACTACCTCTCGGGTCTGGACGCCCGGAGCTACCGGCCCTTCAACCTCCTCTATGGAGATGCCACGGCGCTCCGGGTGGCCTATGCCCGCCCCGATCAGGAGCGCGTCCAGATGGAAGAGGTCCCCTCGGGCGTCCACGTACTGTCCAATGACGTGCTGGACTCCACGACGTTGCCCAAGGTCGCCCGAGCCCGGCAACTCGCCGAGGGCGCGGCCCACCGGCCCTGGCCCGAGACGGTGAAGGTGCTCGAGGCCCTGCTGTCCGACCACGTCCTGCCGGAGCGGGGGCCGGAGCTATTGCCCGAGGAGCACAAGAGCCCGGAGATTCGCGAGTACATCCGGCACTACCAGGCCCTGTGCATCCACACGCCCAGCTACGGGACGCGCTCCTCGGCCATCCTCGCCCTGGCGCCGGGGCGGGTGGGCCAGTACCTAGCGACCGACGTGGCCCCCTGCCAGGCCCCCTTCCGGGACGTCACCTCGCTCCTCCACCCAGGCGCTTCATGA
- the metG gene encoding methionine--tRNA ligase, whose protein sequence is MAERILVTSALPYANGPIHIGHLVEYVQTDIYVRFLRSCGKDVVYFCADDTHGTPIEINAAKQGLKPEEFIGRWYDAHQADFRDFGVSVDYFHSTNSPENKHYAEFIYGKLKDRGDIEKRDIEQAYCETDKRFLPDRFIKGTCPNCKASDQYGDACEKCGKAYAPTDLIEPRCALCGTPPVRRHSSHLFFKLSRHADFLQETLRRPDFINPGLATQLQGFFEKGLADWDISRDGPYFGFTIPGETDKYFYVWLDAPIGYIATTEKWAQTTGKVQSALDYWAEGSDARIIHFIGKDIVYFHALFWPAVLKVAGLKQPTAIKTHGHLTVNGEKMSKSRGTLIPARSYLEHLDPSYLRYFYAANLGPGVEDLDLSLKDFRLRVNGELVNNIGNLANRGLSMLAGAALDKRLAPATKEGPGRALVEAALARVPEVRESFEKLEYRNAIRVITEISQAANGFVQTAAPWAKVKTDPEAARADLSDAAEVAYLLGALLAPVIPRVAEKLFAQLNAPPLTFEALATASYPLLDRSRPVGTPEPLLPRLEEERVNAILGGTPASTEPAPEAKKAAKGGKAEKKAAEPKPAEAKAPEAAPAASAPGEIEIGDFAKVELRVGHILAAERVPKADKLLKLTVDLGEGQPRTICSGIAEAFQPEQVQGRKVVVVANLKPRMLRGIESRGMILTAGPGGKNLSLLDPGDMPPGSEVK, encoded by the coding sequence ATGGCGGAGAGAATCCTCGTCACCAGCGCGCTACCGTACGCCAACGGCCCCATCCACATCGGCCACCTCGTCGAGTACGTGCAGACCGACATCTACGTGCGCTTCCTGCGCTCCTGCGGCAAGGATGTCGTCTATTTCTGCGCCGACGACACCCACGGCACGCCCATCGAGATCAACGCCGCGAAGCAGGGGCTCAAGCCCGAGGAGTTCATCGGCCGTTGGTACGACGCCCACCAGGCGGACTTCCGCGACTTCGGCGTGAGCGTCGACTACTTCCACTCCACGAACTCGCCCGAGAACAAGCACTACGCCGAGTTCATCTACGGCAAGCTCAAGGATCGCGGCGACATCGAGAAGCGGGACATCGAGCAGGCCTACTGCGAGACGGACAAGCGCTTCCTGCCGGACCGGTTCATCAAGGGCACCTGCCCCAACTGCAAGGCCTCGGATCAATACGGAGACGCCTGTGAGAAGTGCGGCAAGGCCTACGCGCCCACGGATCTGATCGAGCCCCGGTGTGCCCTGTGTGGCACGCCGCCCGTGCGCCGCCACTCCTCGCACCTGTTCTTCAAGCTGTCGCGCCACGCGGACTTCCTCCAGGAGACGCTGCGCCGGCCCGACTTCATCAACCCCGGCCTCGCCACCCAGCTCCAGGGCTTCTTCGAGAAGGGTCTGGCGGACTGGGACATCAGCCGCGACGGGCCGTACTTCGGCTTCACCATCCCCGGTGAGACGGACAAGTACTTCTACGTCTGGCTGGACGCGCCCATCGGCTACATCGCCACCACCGAGAAGTGGGCCCAGACGACGGGCAAGGTCCAGAGCGCCCTGGACTACTGGGCCGAGGGCAGTGACGCGCGCATCATCCACTTCATCGGCAAGGACATCGTCTACTTCCACGCGCTCTTCTGGCCCGCGGTGCTCAAGGTGGCCGGCCTCAAGCAGCCCACCGCCATCAAGACGCACGGCCACCTCACGGTGAATGGCGAGAAGATGTCCAAGAGCCGCGGCACGCTCATCCCCGCGCGCTCCTACCTGGAGCATCTCGACCCGAGCTACCTGCGCTACTTCTACGCGGCCAACCTGGGCCCGGGCGTCGAGGATCTGGACCTGAGCCTCAAGGACTTCCGTCTGCGGGTGAACGGCGAGCTGGTCAACAACATCGGCAATCTGGCCAATCGCGGCCTGTCCATGCTCGCTGGCGCCGCGCTCGACAAGCGGCTGGCTCCCGCGACGAAGGAGGGCCCGGGCCGCGCGCTGGTGGAGGCCGCGCTCGCCCGCGTGCCCGAGGTGCGCGAGTCCTTCGAGAAGCTCGAGTACCGCAACGCCATCCGCGTCATCACGGAGATCTCCCAGGCCGCCAACGGCTTCGTGCAGACCGCGGCGCCCTGGGCCAAGGTGAAGACGGACCCCGAGGCCGCGCGCGCCGACCTGAGTGACGCCGCCGAGGTGGCGTACCTGCTGGGCGCGCTGCTCGCGCCCGTCATTCCCCGCGTGGCGGAGAAGCTGTTCGCCCAGCTCAACGCGCCGCCGCTCACCTTCGAGGCGCTCGCCACCGCGAGCTACCCGTTGCTCGACCGCTCGCGTCCCGTGGGCACCCCCGAGCCCCTGCTGCCCCGGCTGGAGGAGGAGCGCGTCAACGCCATCCTCGGCGGGACTCCCGCGAGCACCGAGCCCGCTCCCGAGGCGAAGAAGGCCGCCAAGGGGGGCAAGGCCGAGAAGAAGGCCGCGGAGCCCAAGCCCGCCGAGGCGAAGGCGCCGGAGGCCGCTCCGGCCGCGTCCGCACCGGGAGAGATCGAAATCGGGGACTTCGCCAAGGTGGAGCTCCGGGTGGGGCACATCCTCGCCGCCGAGCGGGTGCCCAAGGCGGACAAGCTGCTCAAGCTCACCGTGGACCTGGGGGAAGGGCAGCCGCGCACCATCTGTTCCGGCATCGCCGAGGCCTTCCAGCCCGAGCAGGTGCAGGGCCGCAAGGTGGTGGTGGTGGCCAACCTCAAGCCGCGCATGCTGCGGGGCATCGAGTCGCGCGGGATGATTCTCACCGCGGGCCCCGGCGGTAAGAACCTGTCGTTGCTGGACCCGGGGGACATGCCGCCGGGCTCCGAGGTGAAGTGA
- a CDS encoding tetratricopeptide repeat protein gives MSSPTPPAVAGSRRLQLALVCACAALAYANTLGNQFAWVDVLLIESNPWIRDFQHLGDIFGSDLWAITPELGLSRNYYRPLVHVTFLLCRALFGLKPWGYHLLMLVGHVIVSGLVYQVGLLFCARRQAGPLAALAAGLLFAVHPIHTEAVAWVSSVNDVAMAVGVLGAAWWMMTSGPGWTARCVLAGVALFLALLFKEPAVLLPAMMVVYDFMTGGRAWSPRQWVGRYAPLLVALALYAALRLPALSGAHRTLHHMSLGTWGLILNTLPLLAQYLGGLVLPLEFNAVHVFTPIDSPADPQLIAGVAALAGIVLAALLLWRHAPTAFVALSWCLLAMLPQLYIPVLGTNAFAERYLYLPSVGFVLLVGWGLEALERRWPSTRPWLLGGLALVVVAGGVATALRNRVWYDDLTLWSDTASKSPQETSVQAGLGVALLKRGRIAEAIPHLELARMSSPDVRNNLGLAYAQTGRLPEAETVLREAVRLAPEDAGAWLNLCLVLKNLKQLPGALEACETAARLEPRLPEVRTSLGQVLWLQGRVNEAERQLQEALAAKPDFTPARRLLERIARDRKRNSERPQDEARP, from the coding sequence GTGTCCTCGCCGACCCCTCCCGCCGTGGCCGGTTCACGCCGCCTCCAGCTCGCACTGGTCTGTGCCTGCGCCGCCCTCGCCTACGCCAACACCCTCGGCAATCAGTTCGCCTGGGTGGACGTGCTGCTCATCGAATCCAACCCCTGGATCCGGGACTTCCAGCACCTGGGCGACATCTTCGGTTCGGACCTGTGGGCCATCACCCCGGAGCTGGGCCTGAGCCGCAACTACTACCGGCCCCTCGTCCACGTCACCTTCCTGCTGTGCCGCGCCCTCTTCGGGCTAAAGCCCTGGGGCTACCACCTGCTGATGCTCGTGGGGCACGTGATCGTCTCCGGGCTCGTCTACCAGGTGGGGTTGCTCTTCTGCGCACGGCGCCAGGCGGGTCCGCTCGCCGCGCTCGCCGCGGGGCTGCTCTTCGCCGTCCACCCCATCCACACCGAGGCCGTGGCCTGGGTGAGTTCCGTGAACGACGTGGCCATGGCCGTGGGGGTGCTGGGCGCGGCGTGGTGGATGATGACGTCCGGGCCTGGATGGACCGCTCGCTGCGTCCTCGCGGGCGTCGCGCTCTTCCTCGCCCTGCTCTTCAAGGAACCCGCGGTGCTGCTGCCCGCCATGATGGTCGTGTACGACTTCATGACCGGCGGCCGGGCCTGGAGTCCGCGTCAATGGGTGGGCCGCTATGCGCCCCTGCTCGTGGCCCTCGCCCTCTACGCGGCGCTCCGCCTGCCCGCGCTGTCGGGGGCACACCGGACGCTCCATCACATGAGCCTCGGGACGTGGGGGTTGATCCTCAACACCCTGCCCCTGCTGGCCCAGTACCTCGGCGGACTCGTGCTGCCCCTCGAGTTCAACGCCGTCCATGTCTTCACGCCCATCGACTCGCCCGCGGATCCCCAGTTGATCGCGGGAGTGGCCGCGCTCGCGGGGATCGTGCTCGCGGCGCTCCTCCTCTGGCGGCATGCGCCCACGGCGTTCGTGGCCCTGAGCTGGTGCCTGCTCGCGATGTTGCCGCAGCTCTACATCCCCGTGCTCGGCACCAACGCCTTCGCCGAGCGCTACCTCTATCTGCCCTCGGTGGGCTTCGTGCTCCTGGTGGGTTGGGGGCTGGAGGCGCTGGAGCGCCGGTGGCCCTCGACAAGGCCGTGGCTGCTCGGAGGACTGGCCCTGGTGGTGGTGGCCGGGGGCGTGGCCACCGCCCTGCGCAACCGGGTCTGGTACGACGACCTCACCCTGTGGAGCGACACCGCGAGCAAGTCTCCCCAGGAGACCTCCGTGCAGGCGGGGTTGGGCGTCGCCCTGCTCAAGCGGGGCCGGATCGCCGAGGCCATTCCGCACCTGGAACTCGCCCGGATGAGCAGCCCCGACGTGCGCAACAACCTGGGGCTGGCCTACGCCCAGACGGGACGGCTGCCCGAGGCGGAAACGGTCCTGCGCGAGGCGGTCCGGCTCGCGCCCGAGGACGCTGGCGCCTGGCTCAACCTGTGCCTGGTGCTCAAGAACCTGAAGCAGTTGCCGGGCGCGCTCGAGGCCTGTGAGACGGCGGCCCGGCTGGAGCCGCGCCTGCCCGAGGTCCGTACCAGCCTCGGACAGGTGCTGTGGCTCCAGGGCCGCGTCAACGAAGCCGAGCGGCAACTCCAGGAGGCGCTGGCCGCGAAGCCCGATTTCACACCCGCGCGCCGCCTGCTGGAGCGCATCGCGCGGGATCGAAAGCGGAACTCGGAGCGGCCCCAGGACGAGGCCCGGCCCTAA
- the holA gene encoding DNA polymerase III subunit delta, translating to MSADIEDVLDEARAGKTVHPLYLLWGEEYLVRRGADDLVKALLPDASAGLNFAVLDAGSPREVAQELATLPLFPGRKVVLVRDPEFLAPKKGRGNALGKAREAWTAGKRKEGARRLLALAARAGWGVDKLDPDAPGAPSLEEWKDELNVELAEADLLFLKEVAAFCREERISAPEGDASALLSLYEKGLPPGHTLVLAASDVDAKNPLVKLAQDKGKFVERKVAARHKDLEIGPLAEEFLWPFKKKLSKAAADQLKERIGGNVRLLQSELEKLATYVEGSTIEAADVALLVAHTREEEFFELSEALQNRNLKAALDYTVDAMGQGVHGLQLLGAVASVVRGMLENHERLEKFAGGSLPRSFNDFKARVFPKVEEEAKAAKGKAPHPYAAFLAMQGAARYKRRELLDSLVACAESDLALKSSASGKLVIERLLWTVCGNA from the coding sequence ATGAGCGCGGACATCGAGGACGTGCTGGACGAGGCGAGGGCGGGCAAGACGGTGCACCCGCTCTACCTGTTGTGGGGCGAGGAGTACCTGGTGCGCCGGGGCGCGGACGACCTGGTGAAGGCGCTCTTGCCGGATGCGTCGGCGGGGTTGAACTTCGCGGTGCTGGACGCGGGCTCTCCGCGCGAGGTGGCGCAGGAGTTGGCCACGCTGCCGCTGTTTCCCGGGCGCAAGGTGGTGCTGGTGCGCGACCCGGAATTCCTCGCGCCGAAGAAGGGCCGGGGCAACGCGCTGGGCAAGGCGCGCGAGGCGTGGACGGCGGGCAAGCGCAAGGAGGGCGCGCGGCGGCTGCTCGCCCTGGCGGCCCGGGCGGGGTGGGGCGTGGACAAGCTGGATCCGGATGCCCCGGGTGCTCCGTCCCTGGAGGAGTGGAAGGACGAGCTGAATGTCGAGCTGGCGGAGGCGGACCTGCTCTTCCTCAAGGAAGTGGCCGCGTTCTGCCGCGAGGAGCGCATCAGCGCCCCCGAGGGCGATGCGAGCGCCCTGCTGTCGCTCTACGAGAAGGGCCTGCCCCCGGGGCACACGCTGGTGCTGGCGGCCTCGGACGTGGACGCGAAGAACCCGCTGGTGAAGCTGGCCCAGGACAAGGGCAAGTTCGTCGAGCGCAAGGTGGCCGCGCGCCACAAGGATCTGGAGATCGGTCCGCTGGCCGAGGAATTCCTCTGGCCCTTCAAGAAGAAGCTGAGCAAGGCGGCGGCGGACCAGCTCAAGGAGCGCATCGGCGGTAACGTGCGGCTGTTGCAGTCGGAGCTGGAGAAGCTGGCGACGTACGTGGAGGGCTCCACCATCGAGGCGGCGGATGTGGCGCTGCTGGTGGCCCACACGCGCGAGGAGGAGTTCTTCGAGCTGTCCGAGGCCCTGCAGAACCGCAACCTGAAGGCGGCGCTGGACTACACCGTGGACGCGATGGGGCAGGGCGTGCATGGGTTGCAGTTGCTCGGCGCGGTGGCCTCCGTCGTGCGCGGCATGCTGGAGAACCACGAGCGGCTGGAGAAGTTCGCGGGAGGCTCGCTGCCGCGCTCGTTCAACGACTTCAAGGCGCGTGTGTTTCCCAAGGTGGAGGAGGAAGCCAAGGCGGCCAAGGGCAAGGCGCCGCACCCCTACGCGGCCTTCCTCGCGATGCAGGGGGCGGCCCGGTACAAGCGGCGCGAATTGCTCGACTCCCTGGTGGCTTGCGCCGAGTCGGACCTGGCCCTCAAGTCCAGCGCGAGCGGCAAGCTCGTCATCGAGCGGCTGTTGTGGACCGTCTGCGGGAATGCCTGA
- a CDS encoding MogA/MoaB family molybdenum cofactor biosynthesis protein, with product MHVSAFVVTCSDSRDASRDESGRTLRELLEAEGHSVSGYKVIPDEPEAIRATLDEAREVGARAVLFTGGTGIGRRDSTVETLRSLFEKELPGFGELFRMLSYQEIGSPAMMSRATAGTWRGMILFALPGSPQAVRLGLHKLILPELGHAVRELTR from the coding sequence GTGCACGTGAGCGCGTTCGTGGTGACGTGCTCGGATAGCCGCGATGCGTCACGAGACGAGAGTGGCCGGACGTTGCGCGAGTTGCTGGAGGCCGAGGGGCACTCGGTGAGCGGCTACAAGGTCATCCCCGACGAGCCCGAGGCCATCCGCGCGACCCTCGACGAGGCGCGAGAGGTGGGCGCCCGGGCGGTCCTCTTCACCGGAGGCACGGGGATTGGCCGCCGTGACAGCACGGTGGAGACGCTGCGGAGCCTCTTCGAGAAGGAGCTGCCCGGCTTCGGCGAGCTGTTCCGGATGCTGTCGTACCAGGAGATTGGCAGCCCCGCGATGATGTCCCGCGCCACGGCGGGCACCTGGCGGGGGATGATCCTCTTCGCGCTGCCGGGCTCTCCCCAGGCGGTGCGCCTGGGGCTGCACAAGCTCATCCTCCCCGAGCTGGGGCACGCGGTGCGTGAGCTGACGCGTTAG
- the polX gene encoding DNA polymerase/3'-5' exonuclease PolX yields MKPPDKATVVQILRDISLFLQMKGENPFRSRAYDIAADRISGLSEDLGTLLREDRLKELPGIGQAISDKVAELMSTGRLSAYETLRAELPAGVLELVRVPELGPKKAVLLARELGVDSVDALEKACREGRVRHVAGFGEKSEANLLAGIELYRRSTTPRRLLGDVMPVAERLLTSVKNTPGVVRASVGGSLRRRAETVGDVDLIASAAEPGAVFDAFCRAPEVAHVIGRGESKCSVRLHDKDLQVDLRVLPDEDFATALHHFTGSRAHHLRLRGLAQDRGLKISEWGVHRADGTKLPVPDEAALYRLLDMQYIPPELREDTGEIEAALAGKLPEDLVAWEDIQGAVHAHSTWSDGRNSLEEMARAAQALGLKFLTVTEHSEAAIYAGGLKEDDLRRQWDEIDRVNDTVKGLRLLKGIEVDILESGALDYSDSVLEQLEVVIGSIHVRHGMDEDQMTRRLLQAFDNPHLHILGHPTGRLIQSRDPYPLRMEAVLDKAAERGVVVEVNGKPERLDLKTEHVRMATQRGVKLVVSCDAHRASDLENLAFAVATARRGWARRSDVLNTLPAERFISALREQRAG; encoded by the coding sequence GTGAAGCCGCCAGACAAAGCCACCGTGGTCCAGATTCTCCGGGACATCTCCCTCTTCCTCCAGATGAAGGGGGAGAATCCCTTCCGCAGCCGCGCCTACGACATCGCCGCCGACCGCATCTCGGGGCTCTCCGAGGACCTCGGGACCCTGCTGCGCGAGGATCGCCTCAAGGAACTGCCGGGAATCGGTCAGGCCATCTCCGACAAGGTGGCCGAGCTGATGTCCACGGGCCGCCTCTCCGCCTATGAGACCCTGCGCGCCGAATTGCCCGCGGGCGTCCTGGAGCTCGTCCGGGTGCCGGAGCTGGGGCCGAAGAAGGCCGTGCTGCTCGCCCGGGAGCTGGGCGTGGACAGCGTCGACGCGCTGGAGAAGGCCTGCCGCGAGGGCCGCGTGCGCCACGTGGCGGGCTTCGGCGAGAAGAGCGAGGCCAACCTGCTGGCGGGCATCGAGCTGTACCGGCGCTCCACCACGCCCCGGCGGCTGCTCGGGGACGTGATGCCCGTGGCCGAGCGGCTGCTCACCTCCGTGAAGAACACGCCCGGCGTGGTGCGCGCGAGCGTCGGAGGGAGCCTGCGCCGGCGAGCGGAGACCGTGGGGGACGTGGACCTCATCGCCTCGGCGGCCGAGCCCGGCGCGGTGTTCGACGCCTTCTGCCGCGCCCCCGAGGTGGCCCACGTCATCGGCCGGGGAGAGAGCAAGTGCTCGGTGCGGCTGCATGACAAGGACCTCCAGGTGGACCTGCGGGTGCTGCCAGACGAGGACTTCGCCACCGCGCTGCACCACTTCACCGGCTCGCGCGCCCACCACCTGCGCCTGCGGGGGCTCGCGCAGGATCGCGGCTTGAAGATCTCCGAATGGGGCGTCCACCGCGCCGATGGCACCAAGCTGCCCGTGCCCGACGAGGCCGCGCTCTATCGGCTGCTGGACATGCAGTACATCCCCCCCGAGCTGCGCGAGGACACCGGGGAGATCGAAGCGGCGCTCGCGGGCAAGCTGCCCGAGGACCTGGTGGCATGGGAGGACATCCAGGGCGCCGTGCACGCCCACAGCACGTGGTCGGATGGAAGGAACTCCCTCGAGGAGATGGCGCGCGCGGCCCAGGCCCTGGGGCTCAAGTTCCTCACCGTCACCGAGCACAGCGAGGCGGCCATCTACGCCGGGGGTCTCAAGGAAGACGACCTGCGCCGGCAGTGGGATGAGATCGACCGCGTCAACGACACCGTGAAGGGCCTGCGGCTGCTCAAGGGCATCGAAGTGGACATCCTGGAGAGCGGCGCGCTCGACTACTCCGACAGCGTGCTCGAACAGTTGGAAGTGGTCATTGGCTCCATCCACGTGCGCCACGGCATGGACGAGGACCAGATGACGCGCCGGCTGCTCCAGGCCTTCGACAACCCGCACCTGCACATCCTCGGACACCCCACCGGGCGCCTCATCCAGAGCCGCGACCCCTACCCCTTGCGCATGGAGGCGGTGCTCGACAAGGCCGCCGAGCGCGGCGTGGTCGTCGAGGTCAACGGCAAGCCGGAGCGCCTGGACCTCAAGACGGAGCACGTGCGCATGGCCACTCAGCGGGGCGTGAAGCTGGTGGTGAGCTGCGACGCGCACCGGGCCTCGGACCTGGAGAACCTGGCCTTCGCCGTGGCCACCGCCCGCCGGGGCTGGGCCCGCCGGAGCGACGTCCTCAACACCTTGCCCGCCGAGCGGTTCATCTCCGCGCTGCGCGAACAGCGCGCGGGCTGA